From Amphiprion ocellaris isolate individual 3 ecotype Okinawa chromosome 10, ASM2253959v1, whole genome shotgun sequence, one genomic window encodes:
- the LOC111570376 gene encoding cytochrome c oxidase assembly factor 1 homolog isoform X3, with protein sequence MALLVVSMAVFLDAMKICWSLSSFFVVMKTISLNKAKMRVSTSQLQQLTIFTTVLTGGGVGTMYYLLQNLLLSYLNSSPCSSSVSEKFAESGYHKLALQKLESCPFAMESLGAPPLKVHNIHLTDRNNRIAQHTAQIKIPVTGSKTGGYLYTSSFRDPDTNSWSLKQAVLKLREGQTIDLLNSSPVASQTQVAENTQGVETGDWHK encoded by the exons ATGGCTCTACTGGTGGTCAGTATGGCAGTTTTCCTGGATGCCATGAAGATCTGCTGGAgtttgagctctttttttgtagttatgaAAACCATTTCATT GAACAAAGCAAAGATGAGGGTTTCGACCAGTCAGCTACAGCAGCTCACTATCTTTACCACAGTGCTGACTGGTGGAGGGGTTGGCACCATGTACTATCTACTTCAGA ATCTCCTGTTGTCCTACCTGAATTCTTCCCCATGTTCCTCATCTGTCTCTG AAAAATTTGCTGAGTCAGGCTACCACAAATTGGCTTTGCAGAAGCTGGAATCGTGTCCATTTGCCATGGAGAGCTTGGGGGCTCCTCCTTTAAAAGTTCATAACATCCATCTGACTGACAGAAACAACCGTATAGCTCAGCACACTGCACAG ATAAAGATCCCTGTAACTGGGTCAAAAACTGGGGGTTATTTGTATACTTCTTCATTTAGAGACCCCGATACCAACAG TTGGAGTCTGAAGCAGGCAGTTCTGAAGCTCAGGGAAGGACAGACCATCGACCTGCTGAATTCTTCACCAGTCGCATCACAAACCCAAGTAGCAGAGAATACGCAGGGTGTAGAGACAGGGGACTGGCATAAATAA
- the LOC111570376 gene encoding cytochrome c oxidase assembly factor 1 homolog isoform X1 has protein sequence MERTHTRLVTVCVTFTEVNKAESSCQWNTRNKAKMRVSTSQLQQLTIFTTVLTGGGVGTMYYLLQNLLLSYLNSSPCSSSVSEKFAESGYHKLALQKLESCPFAMESLGAPPLKVHNIHLTDRNNRIAQHTAQIKIPVTGSKTGGYLYTSSFRDPDTNSWSLKQAVLKLREGQTIDLLNSSPVASQTQVAENTQGVETGDWHK, from the exons ATGGAGCGCACTCACACCCGATTGGTGACAGTCTGTGTGACCTTTACGGAAGTAAACAAAGCAGAGTCGTCCTGCCAATGGAACACAAG GAACAAAGCAAAGATGAGGGTTTCGACCAGTCAGCTACAGCAGCTCACTATCTTTACCACAGTGCTGACTGGTGGAGGGGTTGGCACCATGTACTATCTACTTCAGA ATCTCCTGTTGTCCTACCTGAATTCTTCCCCATGTTCCTCATCTGTCTCTG AAAAATTTGCTGAGTCAGGCTACCACAAATTGGCTTTGCAGAAGCTGGAATCGTGTCCATTTGCCATGGAGAGCTTGGGGGCTCCTCCTTTAAAAGTTCATAACATCCATCTGACTGACAGAAACAACCGTATAGCTCAGCACACTGCACAG ATAAAGATCCCTGTAACTGGGTCAAAAACTGGGGGTTATTTGTATACTTCTTCATTTAGAGACCCCGATACCAACAG TTGGAGTCTGAAGCAGGCAGTTCTGAAGCTCAGGGAAGGACAGACCATCGACCTGCTGAATTCTTCACCAGTCGCATCACAAACCCAAGTAGCAGAGAATACGCAGGGTGTAGAGACAGGGGACTGGCATAAATAA
- the LOC111570376 gene encoding cytochrome c oxidase assembly factor 1 homolog isoform X4 — protein MALLVVSMAVFLDAMKICWSLSSFFVVMKTISLNKAKMRVSTSQLQQLTIFTTVLTGGGVGTMYYLLQKKFAESGYHKLALQKLESCPFAMESLGAPPLKVHNIHLTDRNNRIAQHTAQIKIPVTGSKTGGYLYTSSFRDPDTNSWSLKQAVLKLREGQTIDLLNSSPVASQTQVAENTQGVETGDWHK, from the exons ATGGCTCTACTGGTGGTCAGTATGGCAGTTTTCCTGGATGCCATGAAGATCTGCTGGAgtttgagctctttttttgtagttatgaAAACCATTTCATT GAACAAAGCAAAGATGAGGGTTTCGACCAGTCAGCTACAGCAGCTCACTATCTTTACCACAGTGCTGACTGGTGGAGGGGTTGGCACCATGTACTATCTACTTCAGA AAAAATTTGCTGAGTCAGGCTACCACAAATTGGCTTTGCAGAAGCTGGAATCGTGTCCATTTGCCATGGAGAGCTTGGGGGCTCCTCCTTTAAAAGTTCATAACATCCATCTGACTGACAGAAACAACCGTATAGCTCAGCACACTGCACAG ATAAAGATCCCTGTAACTGGGTCAAAAACTGGGGGTTATTTGTATACTTCTTCATTTAGAGACCCCGATACCAACAG TTGGAGTCTGAAGCAGGCAGTTCTGAAGCTCAGGGAAGGACAGACCATCGACCTGCTGAATTCTTCACCAGTCGCATCACAAACCCAAGTAGCAGAGAATACGCAGGGTGTAGAGACAGGGGACTGGCATAAATAA
- the LOC111570376 gene encoding cytochrome c oxidase assembly factor 1 homolog isoform X2 yields MERTHTRLVTVCVTFTEVNKAESSCQWNTRNKAKMRVSTSQLQQLTIFTTVLTGGGVGTMYYLLQKKFAESGYHKLALQKLESCPFAMESLGAPPLKVHNIHLTDRNNRIAQHTAQIKIPVTGSKTGGYLYTSSFRDPDTNSWSLKQAVLKLREGQTIDLLNSSPVASQTQVAENTQGVETGDWHK; encoded by the exons ATGGAGCGCACTCACACCCGATTGGTGACAGTCTGTGTGACCTTTACGGAAGTAAACAAAGCAGAGTCGTCCTGCCAATGGAACACAAG GAACAAAGCAAAGATGAGGGTTTCGACCAGTCAGCTACAGCAGCTCACTATCTTTACCACAGTGCTGACTGGTGGAGGGGTTGGCACCATGTACTATCTACTTCAGA AAAAATTTGCTGAGTCAGGCTACCACAAATTGGCTTTGCAGAAGCTGGAATCGTGTCCATTTGCCATGGAGAGCTTGGGGGCTCCTCCTTTAAAAGTTCATAACATCCATCTGACTGACAGAAACAACCGTATAGCTCAGCACACTGCACAG ATAAAGATCCCTGTAACTGGGTCAAAAACTGGGGGTTATTTGTATACTTCTTCATTTAGAGACCCCGATACCAACAG TTGGAGTCTGAAGCAGGCAGTTCTGAAGCTCAGGGAAGGACAGACCATCGACCTGCTGAATTCTTCACCAGTCGCATCACAAACCCAAGTAGCAGAGAATACGCAGGGTGTAGAGACAGGGGACTGGCATAAATAA